From Achromobacter spanius, a single genomic window includes:
- a CDS encoding ArnT family glycosyltransferase translates to MSPLSISTPARLTSVATAKLPRLILLGLALVYIVAGLFMRDPWKTDDAVGLATMITAIREGGLTWLLPQVGHLAHAEEGPLITWVGAISIWLFGPFIGDITAGRLPNLLWFGITASSVWYGTYLLGRRAEAQPLALPFGGEPEPRDYGRMLADAALLLLLATVGILQRTHETTVMPAIMACQALAFYSLARTVDRPVTGSTTLGIALAASFLARGWVGALPIMIGAALAFYPRSPLWKCKRWVLWAAVLAAGLILAWWIPASQGSEYWIRNWKTWNLSSFAIPGLHDAARTLRDLPWYLWPTWPLALLAIWRWRAWIYAPHIWVPLMLLVCSALILFFVDEASDSEFVLLAVPCAVLGAFSLPTLRRGVVNTLDWFAVMCFSLTVATAWLGWVALHFHWPAQISRNIARQTTGYEPVISWVAFGLAVLFTLGWIVLVVWRLRVRPQALWRGTVLSAGGLTVTWILLVLLWQPAVDYARSYRTVSGQLAQAIAQHKRPGECIRGLSLGSGQRASFLIFNNLSFPFDTRCTLVLQQTTNQSLRDGTAAYSEGAEVLWQGGRRADRSEVFRLLRTGIKP, encoded by the coding sequence GTGTCCCCACTTTCCATTTCCACCCCGGCCCGGCTCACGTCGGTAGCCACCGCAAAACTGCCCCGCCTCATCCTGCTGGGCCTGGCCCTGGTCTACATCGTGGCCGGCCTGTTCATGCGCGACCCGTGGAAAACCGACGATGCGGTCGGACTGGCGACGATGATCACCGCGATCCGCGAGGGCGGCCTGACCTGGCTGCTGCCGCAGGTGGGACATCTGGCCCACGCCGAGGAAGGTCCGCTGATCACGTGGGTGGGCGCCATCAGCATCTGGCTGTTCGGCCCGTTCATCGGGGACATCACCGCCGGCCGCCTGCCCAATCTGCTGTGGTTCGGCATCACGGCCTCGAGCGTCTGGTACGGCACATATCTGCTTGGCCGCCGGGCTGAAGCTCAGCCGCTGGCGCTGCCCTTTGGCGGCGAACCCGAACCGCGCGACTACGGCCGCATGCTGGCCGACGCCGCCCTTCTCTTGCTGCTTGCCACGGTCGGCATCCTGCAGCGCACCCATGAAACCACGGTCATGCCGGCCATCATGGCCTGCCAGGCGCTCGCGTTCTATTCGCTGGCGCGCACCGTGGACCGTCCCGTCACGGGCTCGACCACACTCGGCATTGCGCTGGCCGCCAGCTTCCTTGCGCGCGGCTGGGTGGGCGCCCTGCCCATCATGATCGGCGCGGCGCTCGCCTTCTATCCCCGCAGCCCGCTCTGGAAATGCAAGCGCTGGGTGCTCTGGGCCGCCGTGCTGGCCGCTGGTCTGATCCTGGCCTGGTGGATTCCCGCCAGCCAGGGCAGCGAATACTGGATCCGCAACTGGAAGACCTGGAATCTGTCGTCGTTCGCCATCCCGGGCCTGCACGACGCCGCCCGCACGCTGCGCGACCTGCCGTGGTACCTGTGGCCGACCTGGCCGCTGGCCCTGCTGGCCATCTGGCGGTGGCGCGCGTGGATCTATGCGCCCCACATCTGGGTGCCGCTGATGCTGCTGGTGTGCTCGGCACTGATCCTGTTCTTCGTCGACGAAGCCAGCGATTCCGAATTCGTGCTGCTGGCCGTGCCTTGCGCCGTGCTGGGCGCATTTTCGCTGCCCACGTTGCGCCGCGGCGTGGTGAACACGCTCGACTGGTTTGCCGTCATGTGCTTTTCGCTGACGGTGGCGACGGCCTGGCTCGGCTGGGTGGCGCTGCACTTCCATTGGCCGGCACAGATTTCCCGCAACATCGCCCGCCAGACCACCGGCTATGAACCCGTCATCTCGTGGGTGGCTTTTGGGCTGGCAGTGCTCTTCACCCTGGGCTGGATCGTCCTGGTCGTCTGGCGGTTGCGCGTGCGTCCGCAGGCGCTGTGGCGCGGCACCGTGCTGTCGGCCGGCGGCCTGACCGTGACCTGGATCCTGCTGGTGCTGTTGTGGCAACCCGCGGTGGACTACGCGCGCAGCTATCGCACGGTGTCGGGCCAACTGGCCCAGGCCATCGCGCAGCACAAGCGCCCGGGCGAATGCATCCGAGGCCTCAGTCTGGGCAGCGGCCAGCGCGCTTCGTTCCTGATCTTCAACAACCTGTCGTTCCCGTTCGACACGCGCTGCACGCTGGTCCTGCAACAGACCACCAACCAAAGCCTGCGTGACGGCACGGCCGCGTACAGCGAAGGCGCCGAAGTCCTCTGGCAAGGCGGCCGCCGCGCCGACCGTTCCGAAGTCTTCCGCCTGCTGCGAACCGGCATCAAGCCATGA
- the kynA gene encoding tryptophan 2,3-dioxygenase, whose product MSQNERPEDIVHQEKAQLDFARDMTYGDYLHLDELLGAQHPMSPEHNEMLFIIQHQTSELWMKLMLHELRAAIASVAEDRLQPAFKMLARVSKIMEQLVHAWDVLATMTPPEYSALRPYLARSSGFQSYQYRQVEFLLGNKNAAMLKPHSHRADLLAQVQSAYEAPSLYDEALRLLARNGLDIPADHLERDWTQPYQASAAVEAAWLTVYRDTDRYWALYQLGEKLTDLEDAFRLWRFRHVTTVERVIGFKRGTGGTSGVDYLRRMLEVVLFPEIWKLRTDL is encoded by the coding sequence ATGAGCCAGAACGAACGCCCCGAAGACATCGTCCATCAGGAAAAGGCGCAGCTCGATTTCGCGCGCGACATGACCTACGGCGATTACCTGCATCTTGACGAACTGCTTGGCGCCCAGCATCCGATGTCGCCCGAGCACAACGAGATGCTGTTCATCATTCAACACCAGACCAGCGAACTGTGGATGAAGCTGATGCTGCACGAGCTGCGGGCCGCGATCGCCAGCGTGGCCGAGGACCGCCTGCAACCGGCCTTCAAGATGCTGGCGCGCGTCAGCAAGATCATGGAGCAGCTCGTCCACGCCTGGGACGTGCTGGCGACCATGACGCCGCCCGAATACTCCGCGCTGCGGCCCTACCTGGCGCGCTCGAGCGGATTCCAGAGCTACCAGTACCGCCAGGTCGAGTTCCTGCTCGGCAACAAGAACGCGGCCATGCTCAAGCCGCACTCGCACCGCGCGGACCTGCTGGCCCAGGTGCAGAGCGCCTACGAGGCTCCGTCGCTGTACGACGAGGCGCTGCGGCTGCTGGCGCGCAACGGCCTGGATATCCCGGCCGATCACCTGGAACGCGACTGGACCCAGCCATATCAGGCGTCGGCGGCGGTTGAAGCCGCCTGGCTGACGGTTTACCGTGACACGGACCGCTACTGGGCGCTCTACCAGCTTGGTGAAAAGCTGACCGACCTGGAAGATGCCTTCCGGTTGTGGCGCTTCCGCCACGTTACGACGGTCGAACGGGTCATCGGCTTCAAGCGCGGCACGGGCGGCACGTCGGGGGTGGACTACCTGCGGCGCATGCTGGAAGTGGTGCTGTTTCCGGAAATCTGGAAGCTGCGCACGGATCTCTGA
- a CDS encoding type B 50S ribosomal protein L31, with product MKEGIHPEYREVVFADLQTGNKFITRSTVHTRETVEIDGKTYPLFKCDVTSESHPFYTGAQTRIVETGRVEKFRARFARTAGTVKSAS from the coding sequence ATGAAAGAAGGCATTCACCCCGAATACCGCGAAGTCGTCTTCGCCGACCTGCAAACGGGCAACAAGTTCATCACCCGTTCGACCGTCCACACGCGCGAAACCGTCGAAATCGACGGCAAGACGTACCCGCTCTTCAAGTGCGACGTGACCTCCGAATCGCACCCGTTCTACACTGGCGCCCAGACCCGCATCGTCGAAACTGGCCGCGTGGAAAAGTTCCGCGCCCGCTTCGCCCGTACGGCCGGCACGGTCAAGTCCGCTTCCTGA
- the paaK gene encoding phenylacetate--CoA ligase PaaK: MPNTMSKPGLDPIEHASQDELRALQLDRLKWTLKHAYENVPHYKKAFDEVGVHPDDLKQLSDISKFPFTTKKELRENYPFGMFAVPRERISRIHASSGTTGKPTVVGYTKGDLDNWANLVARSIRAAGGKPGDTVHVAYGYGLFTGGLGAHYGAERLGCTVIPMSGGQTEKQVQLINDFRPDIIMVTPSYFCNILEEQRRQGIDPRQSSLRIGIFGAEPWTGQMRADIEAEAGIDAVDIYGLSEVMGPGVASECVETKDGPVVWEDHFYAEIVNPDTGEPVADGEPGELVFTSLTKEAMPIVRYRTRDLTRLLPPTARSMRRIGKITGRSDDMLIVRGVNMFPTQVEELVLKIAQLAPHYQLVLSRSGNMDELEILTEVRAEFSSLSDAERANLGKQLQHAVKTHIGVSARIQVSDAGHVERTLTGKARRVIDKRPK, encoded by the coding sequence ATGCCCAACACCATGAGCAAGCCGGGACTGGATCCCATCGAGCATGCCAGCCAGGACGAGCTGCGGGCCCTGCAGCTTGATCGCTTGAAGTGGACCCTCAAGCATGCCTACGAAAACGTCCCGCACTACAAGAAGGCGTTCGACGAAGTCGGCGTGCATCCGGACGACCTGAAGCAGTTGTCCGATATTTCGAAGTTCCCGTTCACGACCAAGAAGGAACTGCGCGAGAACTATCCGTTCGGCATGTTCGCCGTGCCGCGCGAGCGCATCTCGCGCATTCACGCATCCAGCGGCACGACCGGCAAGCCGACCGTGGTGGGCTACACCAAGGGCGACCTGGACAACTGGGCCAACCTGGTGGCGCGCTCGATCCGCGCGGCGGGCGGCAAGCCCGGCGATACCGTGCACGTGGCCTACGGCTACGGGTTGTTCACCGGCGGCCTGGGCGCGCACTACGGCGCCGAGCGCCTCGGTTGCACGGTCATTCCCATGTCCGGCGGACAAACCGAAAAGCAGGTGCAGCTGATCAACGATTTCCGTCCGGACATCATCATGGTCACGCCCTCCTATTTCTGCAACATCCTGGAAGAGCAGCGCCGCCAGGGCATCGACCCGCGTCAAAGCTCCCTGCGCATCGGCATCTTCGGCGCCGAGCCGTGGACGGGCCAGATGCGTGCCGACATCGAGGCCGAAGCAGGCATCGACGCCGTCGACATTTATGGGTTGTCTGAAGTGATGGGCCCGGGCGTGGCAAGCGAATGCGTCGAGACCAAGGACGGCCCGGTGGTCTGGGAAGATCACTTCTACGCCGAGATCGTCAACCCGGACACGGGCGAACCCGTGGCCGACGGCGAGCCCGGCGAGCTGGTGTTCACGTCGCTGACCAAGGAAGCGATGCCCATCGTGCGCTACCGCACGCGCGACCTGACCCGCCTGTTGCCGCCCACCGCGCGCAGCATGCGCCGCATCGGCAAGATCACGGGCCGCAGCGACGACATGCTGATTGTGCGCGGCGTGAACATGTTCCCCACGCAGGTCGAAGAACTGGTCCTGAAGATCGCGCAGTTGGCGCCGCATTACCAGCTGGTGCTGTCCCGCTCGGGCAACATGGACGAGCTGGAAATCCTGACCGAAGTGCGTGCCGAGTTCTCGAGCCTGTCCGACGCCGAGCGCGCCAATCTGGGCAAGCAGCTGCAACACGCGGTCAAGACCCACATCGGGGTGAGCGCGCGCATCCAGGTGTCGGATGCCGGGCATGTGGAACGCACGCTGACCGGCAAGGCACGGCGGGTGATCGACAAGCGTCCGAAGTAG
- a CDS encoding DegQ family serine endoprotease — protein MKTTQIKPSRLVLALLAAGAIGGAGATALTGSVSMAAEAPAATAASQPISASVPPNFAQITRESGPAVVNISVSGTRKVSAAESDDPLAQFFGQVPGARGRAPAREVPMRGEGSGFIVSSDGIILTNAHVVQDAKEVTVKMTDRREYKAKVLGADPQTDVAVIKIEAKNLPVIKVGDVNKLQVGEWVLAIGSPYGLENTATAGIVSAKGRSLPDDTSVPFIQTDVAVNPGNSGGPLFNDRGEVVGINSQIYSRTGGFQGLSFSIPIDLAYKIKDQILEHGKVQHARLGVTVQEVNQDLADSFKLDTPSGALVSSVEKGSAAEKAGLQPGDVVRKIDGKTIVSSGDLASTITMAAPGEKIKLDVWRNGGQKEMVATLGGVPKDKSQASADGQEVQRGQLGLALRPLNPQEQQESGAEGLLIERSAGPAAKAGIQPGDVLLSLNGVPVHNVGQVKAELSKAGKTVALLVQRGEDKIFVPVQIG, from the coding sequence ATGAAGACCACGCAAATCAAACCCTCGCGCCTCGTCCTGGCGCTGCTGGCTGCCGGCGCCATTGGCGGCGCAGGCGCAACCGCCTTGACCGGCAGCGTTTCGATGGCTGCCGAAGCCCCCGCTGCCACCGCCGCTTCCCAGCCGATCAGCGCATCGGTGCCGCCCAACTTCGCGCAGATCACTCGCGAGTCCGGCCCGGCGGTCGTCAACATCAGCGTCAGCGGCACGCGCAAGGTGTCCGCCGCCGAAAGCGACGACCCGCTCGCGCAGTTCTTTGGCCAGGTCCCCGGCGCACGCGGCCGCGCGCCGGCCCGTGAAGTGCCGATGCGCGGCGAAGGCTCGGGCTTCATCGTCAGTTCGGACGGCATCATCCTGACCAACGCGCACGTGGTCCAGGACGCCAAGGAAGTGACCGTGAAGATGACCGACCGCCGCGAATACAAGGCCAAGGTTCTGGGCGCCGACCCGCAGACCGACGTTGCCGTCATCAAGATCGAGGCGAAGAATCTGCCGGTCATCAAGGTGGGCGACGTGAACAAGCTGCAAGTTGGCGAATGGGTGCTGGCCATCGGCTCGCCCTACGGCCTGGAGAACACCGCCACCGCCGGCATCGTCAGCGCCAAGGGCCGTTCGCTGCCGGACGACACCTCGGTGCCGTTCATCCAGACCGACGTGGCCGTGAACCCCGGCAACTCGGGCGGCCCGCTGTTCAACGACCGCGGCGAAGTGGTGGGCATCAACTCGCAGATCTACAGCCGCACCGGCGGTTTCCAGGGCCTGTCGTTCTCGATCCCCATTGACCTGGCCTACAAGATCAAGGACCAGATCCTTGAGCACGGCAAGGTGCAGCATGCGCGTCTGGGCGTGACGGTGCAGGAAGTGAATCAGGACCTGGCTGACTCGTTCAAGCTGGATACGCCGTCGGGCGCGCTGGTGTCGAGCGTCGAAAAGGGTAGCGCCGCTGAAAAGGCCGGCTTGCAGCCGGGCGACGTGGTGCGCAAGATCGACGGCAAGACCATCGTGTCTTCCGGCGACCTGGCGTCGACGATCACCATGGCCGCCCCCGGCGAGAAGATCAAGCTGGACGTGTGGCGCAATGGCGGTCAGAAGGAAATGGTCGCGACGCTGGGTGGCGTGCCCAAGGACAAGTCGCAGGCGTCGGCGGACGGCCAGGAAGTGCAGCGCGGCCAGCTTGGCCTGGCGCTGCGCCCCCTGAACCCGCAGGAGCAGCAGGAGTCGGGTGCGGAAGGCCTGCTCATCGAGCGTTCGGCCGGCCCCGCCGCCAAGGCTGGCATTCAGCCCGGCGACGTGCTGCTGTCGCTCAATGGGGTGCCGGTGCACAACGTCGGCCAGGTGAAGGCCGAGTTGTCCAAGGCGGGCAAGACCGTGGCCTTGCTGGTGCAGCGCGGCGAAGACAAGATCTTCGTGCCGGTGCAGATCGGCTGA
- the ispH gene encoding 4-hydroxy-3-methylbut-2-enyl diphosphate reductase has translation MSQAVTASGAEVLLAQPRGFCAGVDRAIDIVERAIELHGAPIYVRHEIVHNRYVVEDLRAKGAIFIDELDDAPAGAIVVFSAHGVSKAVRAEAESRGLQVFDATCPLVTKVHIEVARMRAAGREIIMIGHKGHPEVEGTLGQAQGGMYLVETVEDVAGLEVTDPENLAYVTQTTLSVDDAAAVSQALKARFPSIAEPKKSDICYATQNRQDAVKILAPECDLVLVVGSPNSSNSNRLREVAERKGVASYLIDGADSIDPAWLVDRKRIGVTAGASAPEVLVQQVIARVKELGAVSVRKMPGLEENVAFPLPKGLSRKAAKTESLE, from the coding sequence ATGAGCCAGGCTGTCACCGCCTCCGGCGCCGAAGTCCTGCTGGCGCAGCCGCGCGGCTTCTGCGCAGGCGTGGATCGCGCCATCGATATCGTCGAGCGGGCCATCGAACTGCACGGCGCACCCATCTATGTGCGCCACGAGATCGTCCACAACCGCTACGTCGTCGAAGACCTGCGCGCCAAGGGCGCCATCTTCATCGACGAGCTCGACGATGCGCCCGCGGGCGCCATCGTGGTGTTCTCGGCGCATGGCGTCTCCAAGGCCGTGCGCGCCGAAGCGGAATCGCGCGGCCTGCAGGTCTTCGACGCCACCTGCCCGCTGGTCACCAAGGTCCACATCGAGGTCGCGCGCATGCGCGCGGCCGGCCGCGAGATCATCATGATCGGCCACAAGGGGCATCCCGAGGTCGAAGGCACCCTGGGCCAGGCGCAGGGCGGCATGTACCTGGTCGAAACCGTCGAAGACGTGGCCGGCCTTGAGGTCACCGATCCGGAAAACCTGGCCTACGTCACGCAGACCACGCTGTCGGTCGATGACGCGGCCGCCGTGTCGCAGGCGCTCAAGGCACGCTTTCCCAGCATCGCCGAGCCCAAGAAAAGCGACATCTGCTATGCCACGCAGAACCGGCAGGATGCAGTCAAGATCCTGGCGCCGGAATGCGATCTGGTGCTGGTCGTGGGCAGCCCGAACAGCTCGAATTCCAATCGCCTGCGCGAAGTGGCCGAGCGCAAGGGCGTCGCGTCGTATCTCATCGACGGCGCGGACTCCATCGATCCGGCGTGGCTCGTGGACCGCAAGCGCATCGGCGTGACCGCAGGCGCTTCGGCGCCGGAAGTGCTGGTGCAGCAGGTGATTGCGCGCGTCAAGGAACTGGGCGCCGTCTCGGTGCGCAAGATGCCTGGCCTGGAAGAGAACGTGGCGTTCCCGTTGCCCAAGGGCTTGTCGCGCAAGGCGGCCAAGACCGAATCGCTGGAATGA
- a CDS encoding MATE family efflux transporter has product MTAAIGAPMTFGATLRGIAKQAWPVLISQWASISFGVLDTAMTGHSSPDDLAAMALSASIYITVFVGLMGVVHALIPILAQQFGAGNNQEVGKSWGQGVWLALGLSVVGAALMLFPDMWLFMSGDVAPGVRDRIASYLQALVLALPAALVFRTIYALGTAVSRPKLVMAINLSIIGFKALFNWLFIYGKLGLPAMGAAGAGLATAVVSWMSLGLGLWVITHDRYYRRFQLRIGKPDWNALKELLRLGIPMGGSYLVEVSAFTFMALLVAREGTFVTGGHQIMSNLAALCYMMPMALGVATAALTAQAIGAGNYAHAHRTGMAGLTLGLIGALLTAAVLLIGRPLILAAYTDDGAVAAVATTLLAVLPLFHLFDSMQCINSYLLRAYKIAVVPLILQTVALAGVGLVGGWWFGFGPGRGGIDGLREVLVPGSPQGAGSMWLMAMFGLALSAALLHFWYRRILRTVGR; this is encoded by the coding sequence ATGACCGCCGCCATCGGGGCGCCGATGACCTTCGGCGCCACCCTGCGCGGAATCGCCAAGCAGGCGTGGCCCGTGCTCATCAGCCAGTGGGCCAGCATTTCGTTCGGCGTGCTGGACACCGCCATGACGGGGCACTCCAGCCCCGACGACCTGGCGGCGATGGCGCTTTCCGCTTCCATCTACATCACGGTCTTCGTCGGCCTGATGGGTGTCGTGCACGCCCTGATCCCGATCCTGGCGCAGCAGTTTGGCGCCGGCAACAATCAGGAAGTCGGAAAGAGCTGGGGCCAGGGCGTGTGGCTGGCGCTTGGCCTGTCGGTCGTGGGCGCCGCGCTGATGCTGTTTCCGGATATGTGGCTCTTCATGTCGGGCGACGTCGCCCCCGGCGTGCGCGACCGCATCGCGTCGTACCTGCAGGCGCTGGTGCTGGCCCTGCCCGCCGCCCTGGTGTTCCGCACCATCTATGCGCTTGGCACCGCGGTGTCGCGGCCCAAGCTCGTCATGGCCATCAACCTGTCCATCATCGGCTTCAAGGCGCTCTTCAACTGGCTTTTCATCTACGGCAAGCTGGGCCTGCCCGCGATGGGCGCGGCCGGCGCGGGACTGGCGACGGCCGTGGTGTCGTGGATGAGCCTGGGCCTGGGCCTGTGGGTGATCACCCACGACCGCTACTATCGCCGCTTCCAGCTTCGGATCGGCAAGCCGGACTGGAATGCGCTCAAGGAACTGCTGCGCCTGGGCATTCCGATGGGCGGCTCGTACCTGGTCGAGGTGTCGGCATTCACGTTCATGGCGCTGCTGGTGGCACGCGAGGGCACCTTCGTGACCGGTGGGCATCAGATCATGTCGAACCTGGCCGCGCTCTGCTACATGATGCCGATGGCGCTGGGCGTGGCGACCGCCGCGCTGACGGCGCAGGCCATCGGCGCGGGCAACTACGCACACGCCCACCGTACCGGCATGGCGGGTCTGACGCTGGGCCTGATCGGCGCGCTGCTGACGGCCGCGGTGCTGCTGATCGGCCGTCCGCTGATCCTTGCCGCCTACACGGACGACGGCGCCGTTGCCGCCGTGGCGACCACGCTGCTCGCCGTCCTGCCGCTTTTCCACCTGTTCGATTCGATGCAGTGCATCAACTCGTACCTGCTGCGCGCGTACAAGATCGCCGTGGTGCCGCTGATCCTGCAGACGGTGGCGCTGGCCGGCGTGGGGCTGGTGGGCGGCTGGTGGTTTGGATTCGGTCCGGGACGCGGCGGCATCGACGGCCTGCGCGAAGTGCTGGTGCCGGGCTCGCCGCAAGGTGCGGGCAGCATGTGGCTGATGGCCATGTTCGGGCTGGCGCTGTCGGCGGCCTTGCTGCACTTCTGGTATCGGCGGATATTGCGGACGGTGGGGCGCTAG
- the radC gene encoding RadC family protein, with protein sequence MKLSVRLPKQDRPRERLLRHGAASIQDAELLAVALRTGIPGLNVVDLCRQLLARFGGLRGLLSTSPQDLMAIAGLGSSKACTLAALLELARRALEEDLVRDASMHHPARVKQYCKAALGHLQVEHCIALFLDAQLRLIATGELARGTLSQAAVYPREVVREALRHHAAALIVAHNHPSGVASPSAADRTFTRHLKEALALVDVRLVDHLIVAGGSAVSLAELGCL encoded by the coding sequence ATGAAATTGTCCGTCCGGTTGCCAAAACAAGACCGTCCCCGAGAGCGTCTGCTACGTCACGGGGCCGCATCCATCCAGGACGCGGAGCTGCTTGCCGTCGCCCTGCGCACGGGTATTCCGGGCCTGAATGTCGTGGATCTGTGCCGCCAGTTGCTGGCACGGTTTGGCGGGCTGCGCGGGTTGCTCAGCACCTCGCCGCAGGACCTGATGGCCATCGCCGGCTTGGGGTCGTCCAAGGCCTGCACCCTGGCGGCCCTGCTGGAACTGGCCCGGCGGGCGCTCGAAGAAGACCTGGTCCGGGACGCCTCGATGCACCACCCGGCCCGAGTGAAACAATATTGCAAGGCGGCGCTCGGCCATCTGCAGGTGGAGCACTGCATCGCCCTCTTCCTGGATGCGCAACTGCGCCTGATCGCCACGGGCGAACTGGCGCGGGGCACGCTCTCGCAGGCGGCGGTCTATCCCCGGGAGGTCGTGCGCGAAGCCCTGCGCCACCATGCGGCAGCGCTCATCGTGGCCCACAACCATCCGTCCGGCGTGGCGTCGCCCAGCGCCGCCGACCGCACCTTCACCCGGCACCTGAAGGAAGCCCTGGCGCTGGTGGACGTCAGGCTGGTGGACCATCTGATCGTCGCGGGCGGGTCGGCGGTGTCACTGGCTGAACTGGGCTGCCTCTGA
- a CDS encoding FKBP-type peptidyl-prolyl cis-trans isomerase, with the protein MSIASNEVNVLVRPDSYLTLHYRITLASGPGAGSVFTDTFDGRPGTLQMGGGQWAPGLEAALVGRAEGDKFSVTIEPADAYGDRNPELIQRVTRAMLAQHAGEDATFEPGDLVEFTAPNGGRYSGVLKEINDDSALFDFNHPLAGISLKVDVALLGVL; encoded by the coding sequence GTGAGCATCGCCTCTAATGAAGTGAACGTTTTGGTCCGTCCGGATTCCTACCTGACGCTGCATTACCGCATCACGCTGGCCTCGGGCCCGGGGGCGGGTTCCGTGTTCACCGACACCTTCGACGGCCGTCCCGGCACGCTGCAGATGGGCGGCGGGCAGTGGGCGCCCGGGCTTGAGGCCGCGTTGGTCGGCCGCGCCGAAGGCGACAAGTTCAGCGTCACCATCGAACCGGCCGACGCCTATGGCGACCGCAACCCCGAACTGATCCAGCGCGTGACGCGCGCCATGCTGGCGCAACATGCCGGCGAGGACGCCACGTTCGAACCTGGCGACCTGGTCGAATTCACCGCGCCCAACGGCGGCCGCTATTCGGGCGTCCTCAAGGAAATCAACGACGACTCCGCGCTGTTCGATTTCAACCACCCGCTGGCAGGCATCAGCCTGAAAGTGGACGTGGCGCTGCTGGGAGTCCTTTGA
- the maiA gene encoding maleylacetoacetate isomerase translates to MQLYSYFRSSAAYRVRIALNLKGLPYEYVPVHLLKDGGQQLSADYRKVNPTALVPALVDGDAVIGQSLAIIEYLEETHPETPLLPADAIGRARVRDLALGIACDTHPLNNLRVLKYLKHTLGVDEAAKTAWYKHWVHQGLEALEAQLAGSRATGQFCHGDTPTIADLCLVPQVANAQRFECDLSAMPNVLRIDAACRALPAFEAAAPGKQPDAE, encoded by the coding sequence ATGCAGCTTTACAGCTACTTCCGCAGCTCGGCCGCGTACCGCGTGCGCATCGCCCTGAACCTGAAGGGCCTGCCGTACGAATACGTGCCGGTGCATCTTCTGAAGGATGGCGGCCAGCAGCTTTCGGCCGACTACCGCAAGGTGAACCCGACGGCGCTGGTGCCCGCGCTGGTGGATGGCGATGCGGTCATCGGCCAGTCATTGGCCATCATCGAATACCTGGAAGAAACGCATCCCGAAACGCCGCTGCTGCCGGCGGACGCCATCGGCCGCGCCCGTGTGCGCGATCTGGCGCTGGGCATTGCCTGCGACACGCATCCGCTGAACAACCTGCGCGTGCTGAAGTATCTGAAGCACACGCTGGGCGTGGATGAAGCCGCCAAGACCGCCTGGTACAAGCACTGGGTGCATCAGGGCCTTGAAGCGTTGGAAGCCCAACTGGCAGGCTCCCGCGCCACGGGCCAGTTCTGCCATGGCGACACGCCCACCATTGCGGACCTGTGCCTGGTGCCGCAAGTGGCGAATGCGCAGCGCTTCGAGTGTGACCTGTCGGCCATGCCCAATGTGCTGCGCATAGATGCGGCGTGCCGCGCATTGCCGGCATTTGAGGCGGCCGCGCCGGGCAAGCAGCCCGACGCGGAGTGA
- the kynB gene encoding arylformamidase produces the protein MKRLWDISPPVSTASPVFPGDTPYRQQWKWTLTPGCPVNVSEITMSPHIGAHADAPLHYQNGAAAIGAVSLEPFLGPCRVIHAIDCGELITIDHLAHAAHNLPPRVLVRTAKHAAQDWWTDDFSAYAPQTIEWLAERGVMLIGLDTASIDPASSKTLDSHHTILRHDMRVLENLVLDDVPEGDYELIALPLALIQADASPVRAVLREL, from the coding sequence ATGAAACGCCTGTGGGACATTTCCCCGCCCGTCTCGACGGCATCGCCCGTCTTTCCGGGCGACACGCCGTACCGCCAGCAATGGAAATGGACGCTCACGCCCGGCTGTCCGGTCAATGTCAGCGAAATCACGATGTCGCCGCACATCGGCGCGCATGCCGACGCCCCGCTTCATTATCAAAACGGGGCCGCAGCCATCGGCGCGGTCTCGCTTGAACCCTTTCTGGGCCCCTGCCGCGTCATCCATGCGATCGACTGCGGCGAGCTCATCACGATCGACCACCTTGCCCATGCGGCGCACAACCTGCCGCCCCGCGTGCTGGTGCGCACCGCCAAGCACGCTGCCCAGGACTGGTGGACGGACGACTTCTCCGCCTACGCGCCCCAAACCATCGAATGGCTGGCCGAACGCGGCGTCATGCTGATCGGTCTGGACACCGCCAGCATCGACCCCGCATCCAGCAAGACCCTGGACAGCCACCATACGATCTTGCGGCACGACATGCGGGTACTGGAGAATCTGGTGCTCGACGACGTGCCGGAAGGCGATTACGAGTTGATCGCCTTGCCGTTGGCGCTGATCCAGGCCGATGCCAGCCCGGTCCGCGCGGTCCTGCGCGAACTGTAG